The following are encoded in a window of bacterium SCSIO 12643 genomic DNA:
- a CDS encoding CusA/CzcA family heavy metal efflux RND transporter: MINNIIAYSIRNKLIIGVFTLAIIVMGIWSMSKVPIDAVPDITNNQVQIITQAPNLGTVDIEQFVTYPVEVSMSNLPGVAEIRSISRFGLSLVTVVFEDDMGTYLPRQLVAEKLTEVASEIPEGFGTPEIGPISTGLGEIYQYSLEVDEEYRDQYSLSDLRTVQDWIIRRQMAMVPGVVEVNAFGGNIKQYEVAVSPEKLKSLGVTMSEVFEALAANNQNSGGAYIEKNHQANFIRGEGLARSLDDIRKIVLRTENNIPLTINDVATVQYGKAIRYGALTKDGEGEAVGGMILMLKGANSNDVIEAVKNRVEKIQKSLPEGVRIEPFLDRSRLISNTIGTVSTNLIEGALIVIFILVFLLGNWRGGLIVASTIPLSLLFAFILMNVFDVWANLMSLGAIDFGIIIDGAVIIVEGTVFLLHEKVVKNHQMDTKSRDAVAIESSSKMMNSAFFGQLIILIVFIPILALQGVEGKMFKPMALTFMFAMMGVMILCLTYVPMMSAWFLKVSPKSQPSPGDRLVKYLENAYEKVLQKTMYYSKAMIISALTLLALAVFSFMQLGGEFIPKLDEGDIAFHVILKPGSSLSETIETTTKVEQIVKQNFPEVEHVISRIGVADVPTDPMPMDIADCFAILQPKSEWRPGMTKEKLIAELKSEIDQIPGVNYEFTQPIEMRFNELLTGVREDVAVKLFGEDLDVLAVKAEEMGRLISTVDGVADMKVEATSGLPQITIKYNRYKLAQYGLNVSDLNEIIQTAFAGSKAGVIFEGERRFDMVVRLNQSFRDGIDHVKNLYVYLESGAQIPLKEVAEISYVSGPMQISRDNTNRRTYVGVNVRGRDVKSVVTDIQNKLESQLELPPGYYIRYGGAFENFERATGRLKVVVPAALGLIFILIFFALQSVKQTLMIYMAIPLAAIGGIFSLWLRDMPFSISAGVGFIVLFGVAVLNGLVLISGWNELKHDQSLSLSERIRIGAKRRIRPILLTALTDIFGFLPMAISTSAGAEIQRPLATVVIGGMITATFLTLFVLPILYKWMENKTQFKVTIRKSVGVFLICSVFSSVSMAQSSPDSLVLSDLSDVISVGLASNGNVSVARQGVAMEELGKKSAWNLGKTNVLFRYGQYNSYRNDFAVELNQSLSFPTVYGKQNKLAKERIAGSQAQLDISKNELQQKIKQSWYQLSYLLEQKKLLEYQDSIFQRFAYAAHVRYETEASTYLEKVTAETKAMEVKNNLNLIHSDIIIEEEQLRALIHDTVGWKFEPKIFEERDFSALTDSQQIQQNPMLKYVVQQIEIAQAEKEVELAKSLPDLQIGYFNQSLDGSRLSNGDLAVSSDRFSGIQAGISIPIFFGSYKADVRAKNVQREMVQTQADYYSHVLQNEYDKQLQQVLKYDYSLKYYKHTALQQADLLIENAQKSYENGGIGYIEYFQSLTQGLQMKFGYLETLNAYNQSIINLEYLLGVQ, translated from the coding sequence ATGATTAATAATATTATCGCTTATTCGATCAGGAATAAGCTAATTATAGGAGTGTTTACGCTAGCTATAATTGTGATGGGGATTTGGAGTATGTCCAAAGTCCCCATAGATGCCGTACCGGATATTACCAATAATCAGGTGCAAATCATTACGCAGGCACCTAATCTGGGAACCGTAGATATTGAACAATTTGTAACCTATCCGGTGGAGGTTTCAATGTCTAATTTACCAGGAGTAGCAGAAATCAGATCTATCTCTCGATTCGGACTTTCTCTGGTTACCGTTGTTTTTGAAGATGATATGGGAACGTATTTACCCAGACAACTGGTAGCAGAGAAGTTAACCGAGGTGGCTTCAGAAATACCAGAGGGTTTTGGAACACCTGAAATCGGCCCAATTTCAACAGGTTTGGGAGAAATCTATCAGTATTCTTTAGAGGTAGATGAAGAATATCGAGATCAATATTCTTTAAGTGATTTGCGAACCGTTCAGGATTGGATTATCAGACGTCAAATGGCCATGGTTCCGGGTGTTGTTGAGGTAAACGCCTTTGGAGGAAATATAAAGCAATATGAAGTGGCTGTGAGTCCGGAGAAATTGAAATCCCTGGGTGTAACCATGTCAGAAGTATTTGAAGCCTTAGCAGCTAATAATCAAAATTCGGGTGGTGCCTATATAGAAAAAAATCATCAGGCCAATTTTATTCGTGGGGAAGGGTTAGCCAGAAGCCTGGATGATATTCGTAAAATCGTTTTAAGAACGGAAAATAATATCCCATTGACCATTAATGATGTGGCTACTGTGCAATATGGGAAGGCGATTAGATATGGCGCATTAACCAAAGATGGTGAGGGTGAAGCTGTAGGAGGAATGATCTTGATGTTGAAGGGTGCGAATTCCAATGATGTGATTGAAGCGGTTAAAAACAGAGTTGAGAAAATTCAGAAATCTTTACCAGAAGGTGTGCGTATAGAACCATTTTTAGATCGAAGTAGATTAATTTCAAATACCATCGGTACGGTAAGCACAAACCTCATTGAAGGGGCGCTTATAGTGATCTTTATATTGGTGTTCCTTTTAGGAAATTGGAGAGGAGGTTTGATTGTAGCTTCAACCATTCCATTGTCGTTACTTTTTGCATTTATCCTAATGAATGTGTTTGATGTATGGGCCAATCTGATGAGTTTAGGAGCCATTGATTTTGGAATTATTATCGATGGTGCGGTAATCATTGTAGAAGGAACCGTATTTCTGTTACATGAAAAGGTGGTGAAAAACCATCAAATGGATACGAAATCCAGAGATGCGGTGGCTATCGAATCTTCTTCTAAAATGATGAATTCGGCATTTTTTGGCCAGTTAATTATTCTCATCGTATTTATTCCAATCCTGGCGCTTCAAGGTGTAGAAGGGAAGATGTTTAAGCCTATGGCATTGACTTTTATGTTTGCGATGATGGGTGTGATGATCCTTTGTCTCACTTATGTGCCCATGATGTCAGCATGGTTCTTAAAGGTAAGTCCTAAAAGCCAACCATCTCCGGGAGATCGGTTGGTGAAATATTTAGAAAATGCCTACGAAAAGGTGCTTCAGAAAACGATGTATTATTCTAAAGCAATGATTATTTCTGCTTTGACTTTATTGGCTTTAGCTGTATTTAGCTTTATGCAATTGGGTGGAGAGTTTATTCCTAAATTAGATGAAGGAGATATTGCCTTTCATGTGATTCTTAAACCGGGAAGTTCATTGTCCGAGACCATAGAAACCACTACAAAAGTGGAGCAGATTGTAAAGCAGAATTTTCCTGAAGTAGAGCATGTCATAAGCCGGATTGGTGTAGCAGATGTTCCTACGGACCCTATGCCGATGGATATCGCAGATTGCTTTGCGATTCTTCAACCTAAAAGTGAGTGGAGACCGGGAATGACTAAGGAAAAGCTGATTGCTGAGCTTAAATCGGAAATAGATCAGATTCCAGGAGTAAATTATGAGTTTACACAACCTATAGAGATGCGATTCAATGAGCTTTTAACCGGAGTTCGTGAAGATGTAGCGGTGAAGTTGTTTGGAGAGGATTTAGACGTACTGGCTGTAAAAGCTGAAGAAATGGGGCGTTTGATTTCCACAGTTGATGGTGTAGCGGATATGAAAGTAGAAGCCACCAGTGGGTTACCTCAGATTACGATTAAGTACAATCGTTACAAATTGGCACAATACGGATTAAACGTTTCTGATTTAAATGAGATTATTCAAACGGCATTTGCTGGGAGCAAAGCCGGAGTCATATTCGAAGGTGAAAGAAGATTTGATATGGTTGTGAGATTAAATCAATCCTTTCGTGATGGAATTGATCATGTAAAGAATCTTTATGTATATCTGGAAAGTGGGGCGCAGATCCCTCTAAAAGAGGTAGCGGAAATCAGTTATGTTTCCGGCCCAATGCAGATCAGTAGAGACAATACCAATAGACGAACATATGTAGGTGTGAATGTGCGTGGAAGAGATGTGAAGTCTGTGGTAACCGATATTCAAAATAAACTGGAAAGTCAATTGGAGTTACCCCCCGGATATTATATCCGTTATGGAGGTGCATTTGAAAATTTTGAACGGGCTACCGGAAGATTAAAGGTGGTAGTACCAGCTGCATTGGGTTTGATCTTTATCCTGATCTTCTTTGCGCTACAATCTGTAAAACAAACATTGATGATTTATATGGCCATTCCTCTGGCTGCTATTGGAGGAATATTCTCCTTATGGTTGCGGGATATGCCATTTAGTATTTCAGCAGGAGTAGGATTTATTGTACTGTTTGGTGTAGCCGTATTAAACGGATTGGTTTTGATTAGCGGTTGGAATGAACTCAAACATGACCAAAGTCTGAGTTTATCGGAACGAATTCGCATTGGAGCAAAGAGACGAATCAGACCGATTCTATTGACTGCATTGACTGATATATTCGGCTTTTTGCCAATGGCTATTTCAACCTCGGCCGGAGCTGAAATTCAAAGACCATTAGCTACGGTAGTTATTGGAGGAATGATCACTGCTACATTTTTAACACTTTTTGTATTACCAATTTTATATAAATGGATGGAAAATAAAACACAGTTTAAAGTTACAATTCGTAAGAGTGTTGGCGTATTTCTGATCTGTTCCGTTTTCTCTTCAGTTTCAATGGCACAATCCTCACCTGATTCTTTGGTGTTAAGTGATTTATCAGATGTGATTTCAGTGGGATTGGCTAGTAATGGGAATGTTTCTGTAGCTCGTCAGGGAGTAGCAATGGAAGAGTTGGGAAAAAAATCAGCCTGGAATCTGGGAAAAACGAATGTGTTGTTTCGATACGGGCAGTATAATAGTTATCGAAACGATTTTGCAGTAGAATTAAATCAGAGTTTAAGTTTCCCAACAGTTTATGGAAAACAAAATAAACTGGCTAAAGAACGAATTGCAGGAAGTCAGGCACAGCTGGATATTTCTAAAAATGAATTACAGCAAAAGATCAAACAATCCTGGTATCAATTGTCGTATTTGTTGGAGCAGAAAAAGCTTTTGGAATATCAGGATTCTATTTTTCAACGGTTTGCTTATGCTGCCCATGTACGTTACGAAACCGAAGCATCCACCTATTTGGAAAAAGTTACAGCGGAGACAAAAGCAATGGAAGTGAAGAATAATCTGAATTTAATTCATTCGGATATTATCATTGAAGAAGAGCAGTTACGCGCATTGATACACGATACGGTTGGCTGGAAATTTGAACCGAAAATCTTTGAAGAAAGAGACTTTTCAGCTTTGACCGATTCACAGCAAATTCAACAAAACCCAATGCTAAAATATGTGGTGCAACAAATTGAAATAGCGCAAGCGGAAAAAGAAGTAGAATTGGCTAAAAGCTTACCTGATTTACAAATCGGATATTTCAATCAGTCGTTAGATGGTTCAAGACTCAGCAATGGAGATTTAGCAGTGTCTTCTGACCGTTTTTCAGGGATTCAAGCCGGAATATCTATTCCGATATTCTTTGGCTCATATAAAGCAGATGTACGTGCAAAGAATGTTCAGAGAGAAATGGTACAAACGCAAGCCGATTATTATTCTCATGTTTTGCAAAACGAATACGATAAGCAACTGCAACAAGTATTGAAATATGATTATAGCTTGAAGTATTATAAACATACCGCATTGCAACAGGCTGATTTGTTAATTGAAAACGCGCAAAAAAGCTATGAAAATGGAGGGATTGGATACATTGAATACTTCCAGAGTTTAACGCAGGGACTTCAAATGAAGTTCGGTTATCTGGAAACATTAAATGCGTATAATCAGTCGATTATCAATTTAGAATATCTATTGGGAGTTCAGTAA
- the gap gene encoding type I glyceraldehyde-3-phosphate dehydrogenase, whose product MKRVAINGMGRIGRLTLRNLLANSEVKIVAVNDLSDSKTIAHLFKYDTAHGIYPEEVKSDENTLYIGEERISYTQISDPDQLPWKTQEVDLVLECTGVFRTEEKARKHIEAGAKKVVISAPAKSGNVPFVVLGVNDEILTPEIDLISNASCTTNCLAPVVQLVNEKWGISHGFITTTHGYTADQRLQDAPHSDLRRARAAAQNIIPTTTGAATAVGVVLPELKGKLHASALRVPVVTGSLIELTCIIEKDVTVEEVNAAFKESAQNQYKGILQYNEDPIVSSDIVGNKYSSIYDAPLTQVQDRLVKITSWYDNESGYAARMADLTVKMCQSI is encoded by the coding sequence ATGAAAAGGGTTGCGATAAATGGAATGGGAAGAATTGGTAGATTGACCTTGCGCAATTTATTAGCGAATTCTGAAGTGAAAATTGTTGCGGTAAACGATTTATCTGATAGTAAAACCATTGCGCACCTTTTTAAATATGATACTGCTCATGGCATTTACCCGGAAGAGGTAAAGTCAGATGAAAACACATTGTATATCGGAGAGGAAAGAATCTCTTATACCCAGATCAGTGATCCGGATCAGTTGCCATGGAAAACTCAAGAGGTAGATTTGGTTTTAGAATGTACAGGAGTTTTTAGAACAGAGGAAAAAGCACGTAAGCACATTGAAGCAGGAGCTAAAAAAGTGGTAATTTCAGCACCCGCCAAGAGTGGAAATGTACCGTTCGTGGTTTTAGGTGTGAACGATGAGATTTTAACTCCTGAGATAGACTTGATTTCCAATGCTTCTTGTACCACCAATTGTTTGGCTCCCGTAGTCCAATTGGTGAATGAGAAATGGGGTATTTCCCATGGGTTTATCACAACAACCCATGGATATACTGCAGATCAGAGACTGCAAGATGCGCCACATTCGGATTTAAGACGTGCACGTGCGGCTGCACAAAACATTATCCCGACCACGACAGGTGCGGCTACAGCAGTTGGTGTGGTACTTCCGGAGTTAAAAGGTAAACTACATGCGAGTGCACTTAGAGTACCTGTGGTTACCGGGTCGTTAATTGAATTGACTTGTATCATTGAAAAAGATGTAACAGTAGAGGAGGTCAATGCTGCGTTTAAAGAAAGCGCACAAAACCAATACAAAGGGATTTTACAATACAATGAAGACCCAATTGTATCAAGTGATATCGTAGGAAATAAATATTCATCCATCTATGATGCACCACTTACGCAAGTTCAGGACCGATTGGTAAAGATCACGAGTTGGTATGATAATGAATCAGGTTATGCCGCGCGAATGGCGGATTTAACAGTCAAAATGTGCCAATCGATTTAG